The Pseudomonadota bacterium genome includes a region encoding these proteins:
- a CDS encoding ParA family protein: protein MRTIAVVNAKGGCGKTTIATGLAAALAWEGHSVALGDMDPQQSAREWLGLRSEDYPEIVAAEPHRGQLRAPTGIDTLVLDTPAGIVGNELGNVVRRSQSLLVPILPSHVDMRAAWRFLDHLLELKPIQDGACRVALIANRVRPQTIVYRELTGFMDGFRVPVVGQLRDSMNYVRAFERGLSVSDLPPYLAWVDWEQWEDILAWIRSRRSLGKG, encoded by the coding sequence ATGCGCACAATCGCCGTTGTCAATGCCAAGGGGGGATGCGGCAAGACCACCATCGCAACCGGCCTGGCGGCCGCCCTGGCCTGGGAGGGCCACAGCGTTGCGCTGGGCGACATGGACCCGCAGCAATCAGCCAGAGAATGGCTGGGTCTGCGATCGGAAGACTATCCGGAAATCGTTGCCGCCGAGCCGCACCGGGGCCAGCTGCGTGCCCCGACCGGAATCGATACCCTGGTGCTGGACACGCCGGCCGGCATCGTCGGAAACGAGCTTGGCAATGTGGTTCGGCGATCGCAGAGTCTGCTGGTGCCAATTCTGCCTTCGCACGTTGACATGCGCGCGGCCTGGCGATTTCTCGATCACCTGCTGGAGCTCAAGCCGATTCAGGACGGAGCCTGCCGCGTCGCGCTGATCGCCAATCGCGTTCGCCCACAGACCATCGTCTATCGGGAACTGACTGGATTCATGGACGGATTCCGGGTGCCGGTCGTTGGCCAGCTGCGTGACTCGATGAACTACGTCCGCGCCTTCGAGCGCGGGCTGTCGGTCTCCGATCTGCCTCCGTATCTGGCCTGGGTTGACTGGGAACAGTGGGAGGACATTCTTGCCTGGATCAGGAGCCGACGCTCGCTGGGAAAGGGCTGA
- a CDS encoding MFS transporter, with protein MPFLTANRPALPFVARTLMPREVATNAGMAVALGALEGGLVGVVVKTQFDGVAHSVWVNLAVALVAGAPAFANVVSLWISGLAEGRNKSTWVAVLMAMTSGFLMLMALAPDSPAGLVLVTAAMIMARLAWAGVITLRAAIWRANFPRQVRARITGWITIIYSLIIAAVAAAIGLLMSWWPEVWRLAFPLAGLAGLFAAWRYQATRVRQGRRLQREELTQRSGRIGGQLRAALTILRNDVWYRRYMLTMFAFGSGNLMVIALLVVLLNEQFGFGRFEQVLITTALPLITLAIFTPIWARRLDAAHILDYRARQAWMFVMALLLFMCASMAGLDMLFWAGALALGMAFAGGKLGWNLGHNDFASDEQSTLYMGIHVTLTGIRGLLAPLIGVGIYQVLEGTSEGLGRYVLAFPFLLTFGGAVTFVLLARRFRRERSVA; from the coding sequence ATGCCATTTCTGACGGCCAACCGACCCGCGCTGCCATTCGTGGCGCGTACGCTGATGCCGCGTGAGGTGGCGACCAATGCCGGTATGGCCGTGGCGCTGGGCGCGCTCGAGGGGGGACTGGTGGGGGTTGTGGTCAAGACCCAGTTTGACGGCGTGGCCCACTCGGTCTGGGTCAACCTGGCCGTGGCCCTGGTCGCCGGCGCGCCGGCGTTCGCCAACGTCGTGAGCCTGTGGATTTCCGGCCTCGCCGAGGGCCGCAACAAGTCCACCTGGGTCGCGGTGCTGATGGCAATGACGTCCGGTTTCCTCATGCTCATGGCGCTGGCGCCGGACTCACCGGCCGGCCTGGTGCTGGTGACTGCAGCCATGATCATGGCGCGCCTGGCCTGGGCCGGCGTGATCACCCTGCGCGCTGCAATCTGGCGCGCCAATTTTCCACGCCAGGTTCGTGCCCGCATCACCGGCTGGATTACGATCATCTACTCGCTGATTATCGCGGCCGTTGCTGCAGCAATCGGTCTGCTGATGAGCTGGTGGCCGGAGGTCTGGCGTCTGGCCTTTCCGCTGGCCGGACTGGCCGGCCTGTTCGCCGCCTGGCGCTATCAGGCCACCCGTGTGCGCCAGGGCCGGCGGCTGCAGCGAGAGGAGCTGACGCAGCGCAGCGGGCGGATCGGTGGACAGCTGCGTGCGGCACTGACCATCCTGCGCAATGATGTCTGGTACCGTCGCTACATGCTGACCATGTTTGCCTTCGGTAGCGGCAATCTGATGGTCATTGCGCTGCTGGTCGTGCTGCTCAACGAGCAGTTCGGATTCGGCCGTTTCGAGCAGGTACTGATCACCACTGCGCTGCCGCTGATCACCCTGGCGATTTTCACGCCGATCTGGGCCAGGCGGCTCGACGCCGCGCATATTCTGGACTACCGGGCGCGGCAGGCCTGGATGTTCGTGATGGCCCTGCTGCTGTTCATGTGCGCGTCCATGGCCGGACTCGACATGCTGTTCTGGGCCGGGGCACTGGCGCTGGGCATGGCATTTGCCGGCGGAAAGCTGGGCTGGAATCTGGGCCATAACGACTTTGCCAGCGATGAACAATCGACGCTTTACATGGGTATTCACGTCACCCTGACCGGTATTCGCGGCCTGCTCGCGCCCCTGATCGGTGTTGGAATCTATCAAGTGCTTGAGGGCACAAGCGAGGGTCTGGGTCGCTATGTGCTGGCGTTTCCGTTTCTGCTGACCTTCGGTGGTGCGGTCACGTTCGTGCTGCTGGCACGGCGGTTTCGGCGCGAGCGGTCGGTCGCATGA
- the pcnB gene encoding polynucleotide adenylyltransferase PcnB yields MPSDQTNTIPESVHGIVPGRISPGAIKVVERLQQAGYHAYVVGGSIRDLVLGHEPKDFDVATSATPEQVRELFRNARLIGRRFRLAHVRFGREIVEVATFRGGGDGSDDEHREVEQGRLVRDNVWGSEVEDARRRDFTVNALMYDPQTATIRDHVDGYADLQRRRLRLIGDPVTRYREDPVRLLRAVRFAVKLDLEMDPATAEPISGMAGLLADIPPSRLFEEILKLFMGGCAWPTFQALVRYRLWQELFPGLLDDPSSPPVLIEQALRNTDQRVRDGLPVTPGFLFAALLWPRVRVRATTLIDGGVPPVEALAEAGEGAIVAQAERVSIHRRFSGMAKEIWCMQPRFEKRRGKRALRLMSERRFRAAYDFLLLRALENPELQELADWWTEIQEAGPEESKAAVHPAGSRKRRRPRRRKVAG; encoded by the coding sequence TTGCCCTCTGACCAGACCAACACCATCCCCGAATCCGTTCACGGTATTGTTCCCGGTCGCATCAGCCCGGGCGCCATCAAGGTCGTCGAGCGGCTGCAGCAGGCCGGATATCATGCCTACGTGGTTGGCGGCAGTATTCGCGATCTGGTTCTCGGACATGAGCCGAAGGATTTTGACGTGGCCACCAGTGCCACCCCCGAGCAGGTGCGCGAACTGTTCAGAAACGCGCGCCTGATCGGTCGGAGGTTTCGCCTGGCGCATGTGCGCTTTGGGCGCGAGATTGTCGAAGTCGCCACCTTTCGCGGCGGTGGCGACGGCAGTGATGACGAACACCGGGAGGTCGAGCAGGGCCGGCTGGTGCGCGACAACGTCTGGGGCTCGGAGGTCGAGGACGCTCGGCGTCGCGATTTCACCGTCAATGCCCTGATGTATGACCCGCAAACGGCCACCATACGCGATCATGTTGACGGCTATGCCGATCTTCAGCGACGGCGTCTGCGCCTGATTGGGGACCCGGTCACGCGCTATCGGGAAGACCCGGTTCGTTTGCTGCGAGCCGTGCGCTTCGCGGTCAAGCTCGATCTCGAGATGGATCCTGCCACCGCCGAGCCAATCTCAGGCATGGCCGGATTGCTTGCCGATATTCCGCCCTCGCGCCTGTTCGAGGAGATTCTCAAGCTGTTCATGGGCGGATGTGCCTGGCCGACCTTCCAGGCGCTGGTTCGCTACCGCCTCTGGCAAGAGCTGTTTCCCGGGCTGCTCGATGATCCGTCCAGTCCGCCGGTGCTCATTGAGCAGGCGCTGCGAAATACTGATCAGCGCGTGCGCGATGGCCTTCCGGTCACGCCGGGTTTTCTGTTTGCCGCGCTGCTGTGGCCGCGCGTGCGCGTGCGTGCCACGACGTTGATTGATGGGGGCGTGCCGCCGGTCGAGGCGCTGGCAGAAGCCGGTGAGGGTGCCATCGTGGCTCAGGCCGAACGCGTTTCCATACACCGACGTTTTTCCGGCATGGCCAAGGAGATCTGGTGCATGCAGCCGCGTTTCGAGAAGCGCCGCGGCAAGCGTGCCCTGCGCCTGATGTCGGAACGGCGGTTCAGGGCCGCCTATGACTTTCTGTTGCTGCGTGCCCTGGAGAATCCCGAACTGCAGGAGCTGGCAGACTGGTGGACGGAGATTCAAGAGGCCGGTCCCGAGGAAAGCAAGGCCGCGGTCCATCCTGCGGGCAGTCGCAAGCGACGACGGCCGCGGCGCCGCAAGGTGGCCGGTTGA
- a CDS encoding TonB-dependent receptor: MMLPGSMLLALAAGSPLLEPVRVVARDIRPERMQATAVLDEGDIAALRPTHPAEVFARLPGTWITRGSGQEHLSAVRSPILSGAGGCGALLILEEGVPIRPPGFCNVNNLFEVNLLQAASISVLRGPGGLGHASGGLHGVIDVRTRSPQAGLHNAVRVEAGSDDYYRGELRLTAPLGGGELAIDANLTEAGSFRVDERYEHQFLTAHHVIPIDGGQWSTVLSVARLDQDTAGFILGERVYADPDLRRQNLNPEAFRRADAQRLISRVDWLSADGTESRLTGFARRSDMDFLQHFLPGKPLEENGQVSAGMQFDRSSPAVFGEFEWGADAELFNGFLDQAQAGPAEGVPEPVAAIRPSGRHYDYDVDGHRLGGYLAAALEPASRWWLRAGVHADWIRYDYDNNLEPGNLTDTGQACGFGGCLYNRPADRSDDFFELAPEFTLSRDFDGGRAWLRIARGFRAPQATELYRLQRGQDVADLDPETLDAVELGLRGRTAQPGGLSWELVAFYQRKDNFIFRDAEGFNVSDGRTGHRGIEFELAQALTPALTAAARGTYAIHWYRFDRDLGGERIIRGRDIASAPRELASADLTWRPDEGWLAQLAVEVNGGYWLDAENMRRYGGHTLLHGFLQRRFEERWTVSLRVRNLTDRRYAERADFAFGNFRYFPGPGRSAFVSIERGW, translated from the coding sequence ATGATGCTGCCCGGCTCGATGCTGCTGGCGCTGGCTGCCGGATCGCCGCTGCTGGAGCCGGTTCGGGTCGTCGCCCGCGACATCCGGCCAGAGCGGATGCAGGCCACCGCCGTCCTGGACGAAGGCGATATCGCGGCGCTCCGACCGACCCATCCCGCCGAGGTGTTTGCCCGCCTGCCGGGAACCTGGATCACGCGCGGCAGCGGTCAGGAGCACCTCTCCGCGGTCCGTTCGCCGATTCTGTCCGGCGCCGGTGGATGCGGCGCGCTGCTGATTCTCGAGGAAGGCGTGCCGATCCGGCCGCCGGGGTTCTGCAACGTCAACAATCTGTTCGAGGTCAATCTGCTGCAGGCTGCATCGATCAGCGTGCTGCGCGGGCCTGGCGGCCTCGGCCATGCCTCGGGCGGGCTGCACGGCGTGATTGACGTGCGCACCCGCTCGCCGCAGGCGGGACTGCACAACGCGGTTCGAGTCGAAGCCGGCAGCGATGATTACTATCGGGGCGAACTGCGGCTGACCGCGCCGCTCGGCGGCGGTGAGCTGGCCATTGACGCCAATCTCACCGAGGCCGGCAGTTTCCGTGTTGACGAGCGCTACGAGCACCAGTTCCTGACCGCCCACCACGTTATCCCGATCGATGGCGGGCAGTGGTCGACGGTCCTCTCCGTCGCACGTCTGGATCAGGATACCGCCGGTTTTATCCTGGGCGAACGCGTCTATGCCGACCCGGATCTTCGGCGGCAGAACCTGAATCCCGAAGCCTTTCGCCGGGCCGATGCCCAACGCTTGATCAGCCGCGTCGACTGGTTGAGCGCCGACGGGACGGAGTCCCGGCTGACCGGTTTCGCGCGGCGCTCGGACATGGATTTCCTGCAGCATTTCCTGCCTGGCAAGCCGCTTGAGGAAAACGGCCAGGTCTCGGCCGGCATGCAGTTCGACCGCTCGAGCCCGGCGGTTTTCGGCGAGTTTGAGTGGGGCGCCGACGCCGAGTTGTTCAACGGCTTTCTTGATCAGGCCCAGGCCGGTCCGGCCGAGGGTGTGCCCGAGCCCGTGGCCGCCATTCGCCCGTCGGGACGGCACTACGACTACGACGTCGACGGTCATCGACTTGGCGGCTACCTCGCCGCCGCTTTGGAGCCGGCTTCGCGCTGGTGGCTGCGCGCCGGGGTACATGCGGACTGGATTCGTTACGACTATGATAATAATCTGGAGCCGGGCAACCTGACCGACACCGGCCAGGCCTGCGGATTCGGTGGCTGTCTGTACAACCGGCCGGCTGACCGCAGCGACGACTTCTTCGAACTGGCCCCCGAATTCACCCTCAGCCGTGACTTCGACGGTGGCCGGGCCTGGCTGCGCATCGCGCGCGGCTTTCGTGCGCCCCAGGCGACCGAGCTCTATCGCCTGCAGCGCGGTCAGGACGTTGCCGATCTTGATCCTGAAACGCTTGACGCCGTCGAGCTGGGCCTGCGCGGTCGCACTGCGCAGCCCGGCGGGCTGAGCTGGGAGCTGGTCGCCTTCTACCAGCGCAAGGACAATTTCATCTTCCGCGACGCCGAGGGCTTCAACGTCAGCGATGGCCGCACCGGCCATCGCGGCATCGAGTTCGAGCTTGCCCAGGCGCTCACGCCGGCGCTGACCGCGGCCGCCCGAGGAACCTACGCCATTCACTGGTACCGCTTCGATCGTGACCTCGGCGGCGAGCGCATCATCCGCGGTCGCGACATCGCCTCGGCGCCGCGCGAGCTGGCCAGTGCCGATCTGACCTGGCGGCCCGACGAAGGCTGGCTGGCGCAGCTGGCCGTGGAAGTCAACGGCGGCTACTGGCTCGATGCCGAGAACATGCGTCGCTATGGCGGCCACACGCTGCTGCACGGCTTCCTCCAGCGTCGCTTCGAGGAGCGCTGGACGGTTTCGCTTCGGGTGCGCAATCTCACTGACCGTCGCTATGCCGAGCGCGCCGACTTCGCCTTCGGCAACTTCCGCTATTTTCCCGGACCGGGGCGCAGCGCCTTCGTGTCGATCGAGCGCGGCTGGTAG
- a CDS encoding ferredoxin family protein: MTFVVTENCIKCKYTDCVEVCPVDCFHEGPNFLVIDPEECIDCTLCEPECPVQAIYPEDDVPDDQRQFLEINAELAQQWPVITEMKPPPDDAGQWEDVPDKLQYLER; encoded by the coding sequence ATGACATTCGTTGTGACCGAGAACTGCATCAAGTGCAAGTACACCGACTGCGTGGAAGTCTGCCCGGTCGACTGCTTTCACGAAGGCCCGAATTTCCTGGTCATCGACCCGGAAGAGTGCATCGACTGCACGCTGTGCGAACCGGAATGCCCGGTCCAGGCCATTTACCCTGAAGACGACGTACCCGACGACCAGCGCCAGTTTCTGGAGATCAACGCGGAGCTGGCCCAGCAGTGGCCGGTCATCACGGAAATGAAGCCGCCGCCGGATGACGCCGGCCAGTGGGAGGATGTTCCGGACAAGCTGCAGTACCTGGAGCGCTGA
- a CDS encoding pantoate--beta-alanine ligase: MTVVDTLTELRRRLAVWRDSGTRIGLVPTMGNLHDGHLTLVEHCLDLADRSVVSLFVNPTQFNPGEDYEAYPRTIEEDLAALERQGCDLAWIPSVETMYPLPEAFRLHVPPALADCLCGSSRPGHFDGVATVVQRLFNQVQPDLAVFGEKDYQQLLVIRQMVLDLAVPTDIVGVATVREPDGLAMSSRNGYLDEQQRRAAPTLYRVLATMAAGLAAGKEFEALQQRALEELQANGLRPDYLEWRSAADLGTPGPDEPSRVFGAAWLGKARLIDNVAIP; the protein is encoded by the coding sequence ATCACGGTTGTTGACACGCTGACCGAACTGAGAAGGCGGCTCGCAGTCTGGCGTGATAGCGGCACGCGTATCGGCCTGGTGCCGACCATGGGTAATCTGCATGACGGCCATCTGACCCTGGTTGAACACTGCCTCGATCTGGCTGACCGCAGCGTGGTGAGCCTGTTTGTCAACCCGACGCAGTTCAATCCGGGCGAAGACTACGAGGCCTATCCGCGAACGATCGAGGAGGATCTGGCGGCGCTTGAGCGACAGGGCTGCGACCTGGCCTGGATACCGTCGGTTGAGACGATGTATCCCCTGCCCGAGGCATTTCGCCTGCACGTACCCCCAGCCCTGGCCGACTGTCTGTGCGGTTCCAGCCGGCCGGGTCATTTCGACGGCGTCGCCACCGTGGTGCAGCGGTTGTTCAACCAGGTTCAGCCGGACCTGGCGGTGTTCGGTGAGAAGGACTATCAGCAGCTGCTTGTCATCCGCCAGATGGTACTCGATCTCGCGGTCCCGACCGATATCGTGGGCGTTGCCACCGTACGAGAGCCTGACGGGTTGGCCATGAGTTCGCGCAACGGCTATCTTGACGAGCAGCAGCGCCGCGCCGCGCCGACGCTCTACCGCGTTCTCGCAACGATGGCCGCGGGGCTGGCCGCCGGCAAGGAATTCGAAGCGCTGCAACAGCGGGCACTGGAAGAGCTGCAAGCGAACGGCTTGAGACCGGATTACCTGGAATGGCGCTCGGCCGCGGATCTGGGCACGCCCGGGCCGGATGAGCCAAGCCGGGTATTTGGCGCCGCATGGCTGGGGAAGGCCAGACTGATCGACAACGTTGCGATCCCGTAG
- the panB gene encoding 3-methyl-2-oxobutanoate hydroxymethyltransferase: MDDSHKVTVPELARMKTRGEAVVMLTAYDASFASLIDAAGVDCVLVGDSLGNVIQGRDSTLPVTVDDMAYHVSAVARGLQRALLIGDLPFLSYHDHRSAMRSAGALMRAGAEMVKLEGGSAVVPVVKALVEQGVPVCGHLGLTPQHVHRLGGYRVQGRDEALASAMKSDARALVEAGAGMLVLECVPTALAGEIAGSLSIPVIGIGAGDEVDGQVLVLYDVLGISGGHRPRFVKDFMTDSGSIPAALSAYAEAVRQHRFPGAEHAYT; encoded by the coding sequence ATGGATGATAGCCACAAAGTAACCGTTCCCGAACTGGCCCGCATGAAGACCCGGGGGGAGGCAGTGGTCATGCTGACTGCCTACGATGCCAGTTTTGCCAGTCTGATCGATGCCGCCGGTGTCGATTGCGTGCTGGTCGGTGATTCCCTGGGCAACGTCATTCAGGGACGCGACTCGACCCTGCCGGTAACGGTCGACGACATGGCCTACCACGTCTCGGCTGTCGCGCGCGGCCTGCAGCGGGCCCTGCTGATCGGCGATCTGCCCTTTCTGAGCTACCACGATCACCGCAGCGCCATGCGCTCGGCCGGTGCGTTGATGCGCGCCGGAGCCGAAATGGTCAAGCTTGAAGGGGGTTCAGCGGTGGTGCCGGTGGTCAAGGCCCTGGTTGAACAGGGCGTGCCGGTCTGTGGGCACCTCGGGCTGACGCCGCAGCATGTCCATCGCCTTGGCGGCTATCGCGTCCAGGGTCGAGATGAAGCGCTGGCCAGCGCCATGAAATCAGATGCCCGGGCGCTGGTCGAGGCGGGGGCCGGCATGCTGGTTCTCGAGTGTGTGCCGACGGCGCTTGCCGGAGAGATTGCCGGCTCGCTGTCGATACCGGTCATCGGAATTGGCGCCGGGGACGAGGTCGACGGCCAGGTGCTGGTGCTCTACGACGTGCTTGGGATATCCGGCGGCCACCGGCCGCGCTTCGTCAAGGATTTCATGACCGATAGCGGCAGCATCCCGGCAGCGCTGAGCGCCTATGCCGAGGCCGTCCGGCAACATCGTTTTCCCGGCGCCGAACACGCCTACACGTGA
- a CDS encoding GGDEF domain-containing protein, which yields MKDGTDRDTDAEDRTIACSRNRPDAETHDACLVVIRGARLGSRLVPDSESLVIGRDITADFQISDRSISRRHCRIVRDDGRFWVEDLGSTNHTYLNDERIERAPLRDGDLVRISQTVLKFIDESNIEAGYHSELHESTIRDALTGLYNRRHAMAVLDTEIARVKRDPAHELSLAILDIDLFKRINDEHGHLTGDGVLRTIARLAESRVRASDTMARIGGEEFILILPDTGRDQAVQLAESVRRTVEEEPFDIGGTPTTITLSAGVAQWQAQMSAVGQLLKAADEQLYRAKSSGRNRVCGPE from the coding sequence TTGAAAGACGGGACCGACAGGGATACTGACGCCGAAGACCGGACGATTGCATGCTCCAGGAATCGGCCGGACGCCGAGACGCATGACGCCTGCCTGGTGGTCATCCGCGGTGCACGGCTGGGTTCGCGCCTGGTGCCGGACAGCGAGTCCCTGGTCATCGGTCGTGACATCACGGCAGATTTTCAGATATCCGACCGCAGTATCTCCCGTCGACATTGCCGCATCGTGCGCGACGATGGCCGTTTCTGGGTCGAGGACCTGGGTTCGACCAACCACACCTATCTCAACGACGAGCGCATCGAGCGCGCGCCCCTGCGCGACGGTGATCTGGTGAGAATCAGCCAAACGGTGCTGAAGTTTATCGATGAGTCCAATATCGAGGCGGGCTATCACTCGGAACTGCATGAGAGCACGATCCGTGACGCGTTGACCGGTCTCTACAACCGTCGGCATGCCATGGCGGTACTCGACACCGAAATTGCTCGCGTGAAGCGTGACCCGGCCCATGAGCTCTCGCTGGCGATTCTCGATATTGACCTGTTCAAACGGATCAATGACGAGCACGGCCACCTCACCGGTGATGGCGTGCTGCGAACCATCGCCCGGCTGGCGGAAAGCCGTGTGCGGGCCAGCGACACGATGGCGCGCATCGGCGGGGAGGAGTTCATCCTGATCCTGCCGGATACCGGGCGGGACCAGGCCGTGCAGCTCGCCGAGTCGGTGCGTCGGACGGTGGAAGAGGAACCGTTCGACATCGGCGGAACACCAACCACCATCACCCTGTCGGCAGGAGTCGCCCAATGGCAGGCGCAGATGTCGGCGGTCGGCCAGCTGCTCAAGGCGGCCGACGAACAGCTCTATCGCGCCAAGAGCTCCGGTCGCAACCGGGTCTGCGGCCCGGAGTAG
- the folK gene encoding 2-amino-4-hydroxy-6-hydroxymethyldihydropteridine diphosphokinase, whose translation MTRAWIGLGANLGERGAAIARALAALDQTPAIAVAVASSAWRTRPWGDPDQPDFINAVAAVDTTLSAHELLARMQSIEQALGRKRSVRRWGPRVIDLDLLLFGRQVIDRPGLVVPHPRLAQRAFVLIPLAELAPSLRVPGQGRVDRLAAALDDSERAAVAPEPALELPFRHQARIDSHG comes from the coding sequence TTGACGCGCGCCTGGATTGGACTGGGTGCCAACCTGGGCGAGCGTGGCGCTGCCATTGCCCGCGCGCTGGCAGCCCTGGATCAGACGCCGGCCATTGCCGTTGCAGTGGCCTCATCGGCCTGGCGAACCCGGCCCTGGGGCGATCCGGACCAGCCGGATTTCATCAACGCGGTGGCCGCGGTGGACACAACGCTGAGTGCACACGAGCTGCTGGCCCGGATGCAGTCGATCGAGCAGGCACTGGGCCGAAAGCGCTCGGTCAGACGCTGGGGTCCGCGGGTGATTGACCTGGACTTGCTGCTGTTCGGTCGGCAGGTCATCGACCGCCCCGGTCTGGTCGTGCCCCATCCGCGCCTGGCCCAGCGTGCTTTCGTGCTGATCCCGCTGGCCGAACTGGCCCCGTCGCTGCGGGTTCCGGGTCAGGGGCGGGTTGACCGGCTGGCCGCAGCACTGGACGATAGCGAGCGGGCAGCGGTGGCGCCGGAACCTGCGCTCGAGCTGCCTTTCAGACACCAAGCACGGATCGATTCTCATGGATGA
- a CDS encoding dihydrolipoyl dehydrogenase: MREREVDVAVIGAGTAGLVAWRQASKYSEDVVLIEGGPYGTTCARVGCMPSKLLIVAAEAAFEAAHADRFGIRVGQVEVDGKAVLDRVRVERDRFVGFVLDSVDRIPAGQRIEGLARFEDDETLIVGDHTRVRAGRIVIATGSRTHIPGFLEQAGERLVTSDDVFEWPDLPESVAVFGPGVIGLELGQALSRLGVRVRMFGVGGAVGPIQDDEIRRIALETFNEEFPLDPDAQVDAVGETNDGVEITFTVNGKPRTECFEYLLAATGRRPNVDELALDKTSLELDERGMPGFDRFTMRCGDSHIFIAGDANSDLPLLHEAADEGRIAGTNAGRYPDVRVGHRRTPLAVVFTDPQIATAGRTIQQTAEHCRGCFEVGSVDFADQGRSRVMGRNRGLLRVYGEHGTGRFMGAEMFGPAAEHIGHLLAWSAQQRLRVSDMLDMPFYHPVIEEGLRSALRDLNHKLRIGPAIEDRCLECGPGD; this comes from the coding sequence ATGCGCGAGCGAGAAGTGGACGTGGCAGTCATCGGCGCCGGTACCGCCGGACTCGTTGCCTGGCGGCAGGCGTCCAAATACAGCGAGGATGTGGTGCTGATCGAGGGCGGCCCCTACGGCACCACCTGTGCGCGAGTCGGCTGTATGCCCAGCAAGCTTTTGATCGTTGCCGCCGAAGCCGCCTTCGAGGCAGCGCACGCCGATCGCTTCGGTATCCGCGTGGGGCAGGTCGAGGTGGACGGCAAGGCCGTGCTCGATCGGGTTCGGGTCGAGCGCGACCGTTTCGTCGGTTTCGTGCTTGACTCGGTCGACAGGATTCCGGCCGGGCAGCGCATTGAAGGCCTGGCACGCTTCGAGGACGACGAAACGCTGATTGTCGGTGACCATACGCGCGTGCGCGCCGGTCGTATCGTCATCGCCACCGGCTCGCGCACCCATATCCCGGGGTTTTTGGAGCAGGCCGGCGAGAGGCTGGTCACCAGTGACGACGTCTTCGAGTGGCCGGACCTGCCGGAATCGGTGGCGGTGTTCGGCCCTGGAGTCATCGGTCTGGAGCTCGGTCAGGCGCTGTCCAGGCTGGGCGTTCGCGTTCGCATGTTCGGCGTTGGCGGCGCGGTCGGGCCGATCCAGGACGACGAGATCCGGCGCATCGCGCTGGAGACCTTCAACGAGGAGTTCCCGCTCGATCCGGATGCACAGGTCGATGCTGTCGGCGAGACGAACGACGGTGTCGAGATTACCTTCACCGTTAACGGAAAGCCGCGCACCGAATGCTTTGAGTACCTGCTGGCCGCCACCGGCCGCCGCCCGAACGTCGATGAGCTGGCGCTCGATAAGACCTCGCTGGAGCTGGACGAGCGCGGCATGCCGGGCTTTGATCGCTTCACCATGCGCTGCGGGGATTCGCACATTTTCATCGCCGGCGACGCCAACAGTGACCTGCCGCTGCTGCACGAAGCCGCTGACGAGGGGCGTATTGCCGGAACCAACGCCGGCCGCTATCCTGACGTCCGCGTCGGTCATCGGCGTACGCCGCTGGCGGTCGTGTTCACTGATCCGCAGATCGCCACGGCCGGTCGCACCATCCAGCAGACCGCCGAGCATTGCCGCGGCTGCTTCGAGGTGGGCTCGGTGGATTTTGCTGATCAGGGCCGCAGCCGCGTGATGGGCCGGAACCGTGGCCTGCTGCGGGTCTACGGGGAGCACGGCACAGGGCGTTTCATGGGGGCGGAAATGTTCGGGCCGGCCGCTGAGCATATCGGCCACCTGCTCGCCTGGTCGGCCCAGCAGCGGCTGCGAGTCAGCGATATGCTTGACATGCCCTTCTACCACCCGGTGATTGAAGAGGGGCTGCGCTCCGCGCTCCGGGATCTCAACCACAAGCTCAGAATCGGCCCGGCCATTGAAGACCGCTGCCTGGAGTGTGGTCCGGGCGACTGA